A genomic stretch from Eriocheir sinensis breed Jianghai 21 chromosome 31, ASM2467909v1, whole genome shotgun sequence includes:
- the LOC127005848 gene encoding uncharacterized PE-PGRS family protein PE_PGRS54-like isoform X14 has product MGACTRILPHLALALMLAVIVVPQRSQARTSLKDLSSRVCHSLTCGASDAFYPHPSYCTHYVHCISGTPYVKRCPSNLHFNAARGSCDIPREAHCVPFKRSCELQVPFVADGPTDGQVTCDCGGTCTKAHPYRCDAYYHCDAMGVEHLTECPSGLMFNSRVEQCDVPENTQCPQSPSCSCDNCRYPTSDHCSTFWQCENGKAVKHYCSSGLLFNRDTSQCDLAINVECSAGAWQSGSFVETVCVDHRKDCEVFVKEGGCVCNDDVCDWQTFVLQNCPKSCGKCKGEKTMKKRIFSLPSDGGNARKKSKESGSKEHGHGHGSKESGSKESGNKGSGSKESGSKESGNKGSGSKESGSKESGNKGSGSKESGSKESGNKGSGSKESGNKGSGSKESGNKGSGSKESGSKESGNKGSGSKESGSKESGNKGSGSKESGSKESGSKESGNKGSGSKESGNKDSGSKESGNKDSGSKESGSKETVEVDGNISGESCEGGDGGGGNGNNSTEGDGGDNVDVGSGGDGGNGGDGGNGGDVGGDGGSGGGHVVDGCVINCILGKYLPHPINCRKFIYCAPSGPEEVSCAPFNVWDQEELACTNERLTPCVTGSYITTEGKPCGSGGDGGDVGSDDDGDSGGDGDSGGDGDSSGDGDSSGDGDSSGDGGDAGSGGDGDSGDAGSGGDGGDGGIGGDGGSGGDHIVDGCIIPCSLGKYLPHPTDCHKFIQCAPYGPEEMPCAPGTIWEQGKLTCNHEGLTPCVTGAYLTPEGKTCGGDGGDAGSGGDGGSGGNGSSGGDGGSGGDGGDAGSGGDGDGDGSSGNSGGDGGSGGGHVIDGCVISCTLGKYLPHPTDCRKFIQCAPYGPEEMPCAPGTIWEQGKLTCNHEGLTPCVTGAYLTPEGKICGGDGGDGGDGSGGDGGDAGSGGDGGDGGSGGDGGSGGDGGDAGSGGDGGGDGGHVVDGCVINCTLGKYLPHPTDCRKFIQCAPYGPEEMPCAPGTIWEQGKLTCNHEGSTPCVTGAYLTPEGKTCGGDGGDGGDGSDGGSGGDGGDAGSGGDGGDAGSGGDGGDAGSGGDGGDGGSGGDGGGDGSGGNGGGDGGSGGGHVIDGCVINCTLGKYLPHPTDCRKFIQCAPYGPEEMPCAPGTIWEQGKLTCNHEGSTPCVTGAYLTPEGKICGGDGEDGGDGSDGGDAGSGGDSGDAGSGGDGGDGGSGGDGGDGGSGGDGGDAGSGGDGGGDGGHVVDGCVINCTLGKYLPHPTDCRKFIQCAPYGPEEMPCAPGTIWEQGKLTCNHEGSTPCVTGAYLTPEGKTCGGDGGDGGDGSDGGSGGDGGDAGSGGDGGDAGSGGDGGDAGSGGDGGDGGSGGDGGSGGDGGSGGDAGSGGDGGSGGDGGGDGGHVVDGCVINCTLGKYLPHPTDCRKFIQCAPYGPEEMPCAPGTIWEQGKLTCNHEGSTPCVTGAYLTPEGKICGGDGGDGGDGSDGGDAGSGGDGGNAGSGGDGGDAGSGGDGGDGGSGGDGGDGGSGGDAGSGGDAGSGGDGGGDGGHVVDGCVINCTLGKYLPHPTDCRKFIQCAPYGPEEMPCAPGTIWEQGKLTCNHEGSTPCVTGAYLTPEGKTCGGDGGDGGDGSDGGSGGDGGDVGSGGDGGDAGSGGDGGDAGSGGDGGDGGSGGDGGSGGDGGSGGDGGSGGDGGDAGSGGDGGGDSGHVVDGCVINCTLGKYLPHPTDCRKFIQCAPYGPEEMPCAPGTIWEQGKLTCNHEGSTPCVTGAYLTPEGKTCGGDGGDAGSGGDGGDAGSGGDGGDAGSGGDGGDAGSGGDGGDAGSGGDGGDAGSGGDGGDAGSGGDGGDAGSGGDGGDAGSGGDGGDAGSGGDGGDAGSGGDGGDAGSGGDGGDSGSGGDGGDAGSGGDGGDAGSGGDGGDAGSGGDGGDAGSGGDGGDAGSGGDGGDAGSGGDGGDAGSGGDGGDAGSGGDGGDAGSGGDGGDAGSGGDGGDSGSGDGGDAGSGGDGGDAGSGGDGGDAGSGGDGGDAGSGGDGGDSGSGDGGDGACEDAQYDCIFWAANNDCNCKPTDGDCSWQTYVAAACPKSCGSCEPQVGGDGDEVCEDNVSDCRFWAANKDCNCKPTDGDCSWQKYVADNCPKSCGTCNTSGDGGNGGEDGGSGGDGGDSGSGGDGGDGGSGGDGGSGGDGGDAGSGGDGGDAGSGGDGGDAGSGGDGGDAGSGGDGGDAGSGGDGGDAGSGGDGGDAGSGGDGGDAGSGGDGGDAGSGGDGGDAGSGGDGGDAGSGGDGGDAGSGGDGGDAGSGGDGGDTGSGGDGGDAGSGGDGGDAGSGGDGGDAGSGGDGGDAGSGGDGGDAGSGGDGGDAGSGGDGGSGGDHIVDGCIIPCSLGKYLPHPTDCRKFIQCAPYGPEEMPCAPGTIWEQGKLTCNHEGSTPCVTGAYLTPEGKTCGGDGGSGGDGGDAGSGGDGGDAGSGGDGGDAGSGGDGGDAGSGGDGGDAGSGGDGGDAGSGGDGGDAGSGGDGGDAGSGGDGGDGGSGGDGGDESVEDCELSCPKSEGIFPHPRDCRKWIRCLHGKPYVKECPFHLQFNPVLRVCDWPQHAKCVASSNADCGVPEPVVPTEPPNVKPDICDCECCLRPHPEDCTAYYYCEPGSNAEFHTCSEGLVFNPQLSQCVIQDQYPQCQPEKPPTCDPTCECLYPAEACTEYYKCNGDGVPVKFECFGGLYFNDEKHSCDLPKNVSCELRRKRTYNPEPQKYISAEECKTRKGFFAKRGDPSGYFMCSNGIAFSLRCPDGAVFSSAVGRCILRK; this is encoded by the exons CGTCGACCATCGAAAGGACTGTGAAGTATTCGTGAAGGAAGGAGGCTGTGTCTGCAACGATGACGTCTGTGACTGGCAGACCTTCGTCCTTCAAAACTGTCCCAAGTCGTGCGGCAAATGCAAGGGagaaaagacaatgaagaagagaatattttccctcccttctgatGGAGGAAACGCCCGCAAGAAGTCCAAGGAGTCGGGGAGCAAAGAACATGGACACGGACACGGCAGCAAGGAGTCAGGAAGCAAGGAGTCAGGCAACAAGGGTTCAGGCAGCAAGGAGTCAGGAAGCAAAGAATCTGGCAACAAGGGTTCAGGCAGCAAGGAGTCAGGAAGCAAGGAGTCAGGCAACAAGGGTTCAGGCAGCAAGGAGTCAGGCAGCAAGGAGTCAGGCAACAAGGGTTCAGGCAGCAAGGAGTCAGGCAACAAGGGTTCAGGCAGCAAGGAGTCAG GCAACAAGGGTTCAGGCAGCAAGGAGTCAG GAAGCAAGGAGTCAGGCAACAAGGGTTCAGGCAGCAAGGAGTCAGGAAGCAAGGAGTCAGGCAACAAGGGTTCAGGCAGCAAGGAGTCAGGCAGCAAGGAGTCAGGAAGCAAGGAGTCAGGCAACAAGGGTTCAGGCAGCAAGGAGTCAGGCAACAAGGACTCGGGCAGCAAGGAGTCAGGCAACAAGGACTCGGGCAGCAAGGAGTCAGGCAGTAAAGAGACTGTCGAAGTTGATGGCAACATTAGCGGTGAAAGCTGTgaaggtggagatggtggtggaggaaatgGGAACAACAGCACCGAAGGAGACGGTGGTGATAATGTTGATGTCGGCAGTGGAGGAGATGGCGGCAACGGTGGTGATGGAGGCaacggtggtgatgttggtggagaCGGCGGCTCAGGTGGCGGCCACGTCGTCGACGGTTGCGTCATTAACTGCATTCTCGGCAAGTACCTGCCTCACCCAATTAACTGCCGCAAGTTCATCTACTGCGCGCCCTCGGGCCCCGAGGAGGTATCCTGCGCGCCATTTAACGTTTGGGATCAAGAAGAGTTGGCATGCACCAACGAGCGTTTGACCCCCTGCGTCACTGGCTCCTACATCACCACCGAGGGCAAACCATGCGGTAGCGGGGGTGATGGAGGTGACGTCGGCAGCGATGACGATggagacagtggtggtgatggagacagCGGTGGTGATGGAGACAGCAGTGGTGATGGAGACAGCAGTGGTGATGGAGACagcagtggtgatggaggtgacgcAGGAAGCGGTGGTGATGGAGACAGTGGTGATGCCggcagcggtggtgatggaggtgacggCGGCATCGGTGGTGACGGAGGCTCAGGCGGCGACCACATCGTTGATGGCTGCATCATTCCTTGTTCCCTCGGCAAGTACCTGCCTCACCCGACTGACTGCCATAAGTTCATCCAGTGCGCGCCCTACGGCCCCGAAGAGATGCCCTGTGCACCCGGCACTATCTGGGAACAAGGAAAGCTGACCTGCAACCACGAGGGCTTGACCCCCTGCGTCACTGGCGCCTACCTCACCCCCGAGGGCAAGAcctgtggtggtgacggtggtgacgctggcagtggtggtgatgggggcagCGGTGGTAATGGAAgcagcggtggtgatggaggcagcggtggtgatggaggtgatgccggcagcggtggtgatggtgatggagacgGCAgcagtggtaatagtggtggagACGGCGGCTCAGGCGGCGGCCACGTCATCGACGGTTGCGTCATCAGCTGCACCCTCGGCAAGTACCTGCCTCACCCGACTGACTGCCGCAAGTTCATCCAGTGCGCGCCCTACGGCCCCGAAGAGATGCCCTGTGCGCCCGGCACTATCTGGGAACAAGGAAAGCTGACCTGCAACCACGAGGGCTTGACCCCCTGCGTCACTGGCGCCTACCTCACCCCCGAGGGCAAAAtctgtggtggtgacggtggagacggaggagacggcagtggaggtgacggtggtgacgcaggcagtggaggtgatggaggtgatggcggcagcggtggtgatggaggcagcggtggtgatggaggtgatgccggcagcggtggtgatggtggtggagacggCGGCCACGTCGTCGACGGCTGCGTCATCAACTGCACCCTCGGCAAGTACCTGCCTCACCCGACTGACTGTCGCAAGTTCATCCAGTGCGCGCCCTACGGCCCCGAAGAGATGCCCTGTGCGCCCGGCACTATCTGGGAACAAGGAAAGCTGACCTGCAACCACGAGGGCTCAACCCCCTGCGTCACTGGCGCCTACCTCACCCCCGAGGGCAAGAcctgtggtggtgacggtggtgacggaG gagacgGCAGTgacggaggaagtggtggtgacggaggtgatGCCGGcagtggaggtgacggtggtgacgcaggcagtggaggtgatggaggtgatgccggcagcggtggtgatggag gtgacggcggcagcggtggtgatggtggtggagacggcagcggtggtaatggtggtggagacGGCGGCTCAGGCGGCGGCCACGTCATCGACGGCTGCGTCATCAACTGCACCCTCGGCAAGTACCTGCCTCACCCGACTGACTGCCGCAAGTTCATCCAGTGCGCGCCCTACGGCCCCGAAGAGATGCCCTGTGCGCCCGGCACTATCTGGGAACAAGGAAAGCTGACCTGCAACCACGAGGGCTCAACCCCCTGCGTCACTGGCGCCTATCTCACCCCCGAGGGCAAAAtctgtggtggtgacggtgaagaCGGAGGAGACGGCAGTGACGGAGGTGATGCCGGCAGTGGAGGTGACAGTGGTGACGCAGgcagtggaggtgatggaggtgatggcggcagcggtggtgatggtggtgatggaggcagcggtggtgatggaggtgatgccggcagcggtggtgatggtggtggagacggCGGCCACGTCGTCGACGGCTGCGTCATCAACTGCACCCTCGGCAAGTACCTGCCTCACCCGACTGACTGCCGTAAGTTCATCCAGTGCGCGCCCTACGGCCCCGAAGAGATGCCCTGTGCGCCCGGCACTATCTGGGAACAAGGAAAGCTGACCTGCAACCACGAGGGCTCAACCCCCTGCGTCACTGGCGCCTACCTCACCCCCGAGGGCAAGAcctgtggtggtgacggtggagaCGGAGGAGACGGCAGTgacggaggaagtggtggtgacggaggtgatGCCGGcagtggaggtgacggtggtgacgcaggcagtggaggtgatggaggtgatgccggtagcggtggtgatggaggtgatggcggcagcggtggtgatggaggcagtggAGGTGATGGCGGCAGCGGTGGTGACGCAGGCAGTGGAGGTGAtggcggcagcggtggtgatggtggtggagacggCGGCCACGTCGTCGACGGCTGCGTCATCAACTGCACCCTCGGCAAGTACCTGCCTCACCCGACTGACTGCCGTAAGTTCATCCAGTGCGCGCCCTACGGCCCCGAAGAGATGCCCTGTGCGCCCGGCACTATCTGGGAACAAGGAAAGCTGACCTGCAACCACGAGGGCTCAACCCCCTGCGTCACTGGCGCCTACCTCACCCCCGAGGGCAAAAtctgtggtggtgacggtggagaCGGAGGAGACGGCAGTGACGGAGGTGATGCCGGcagtggaggtgacggtggtaaCGCAGgcagtggaggtgatggaggtgatgccggcagtggtggtgatggaggtgatggaggcagcggtggtgatggag GTGATGGCGGCAGCGGTGGTGACGCAGGCAGTGGAG gtgatgccggcagcggtggtgatggtggtggagacggCGGCCACGTCGTCGACGGCTGCGTCATCAACTGCACCCTCGGCAAGTACCTGCCTCACCCGACTGACTGCCGCAAGTTCATCCAGTGCGCGCCCTACGGCCCCGAAGAGATGCCCTGTGCGCCCGGCACTATCTGGGAACAAGGAAAGCTGACCTGCAACCACGAGGGCTCAACCCCCTGCGTCACTGGCGCCTACCTCACCCCCGAAGGCAAGAcctgtggtggtgacggtggagaCGGAGGAGACGGCAGTgacggaggaagtggtggtgacggaggtgatGTCGGcagtggaggtgacggtggtgacgcaggcagtggaggtgatggaggtgatgccggcagcggtggtgatggaggtgatggcggcagcggtggtgatggaggcagtggaggtgatggcggcagcggtggtgatggaggcagcggtggtgatggaggtgatgccggcagcggtggtgatggtggtggagacagCGGCCACGTCGTCGACGGCTGCGTCATCAACTGCACCCTCGGCAAGTACCTGCCTCACCCGACTGACTGCCGCAAGTTCATCCAGTGTGCGCCCTACGGCCCCGAAGAGATGCCCTGTGCGCCCGGCACTATCTGGGAACAAGGAAAGCTGACCTGCAACCACGAGGGCTCAACCCCCTGCGTCACTGGCGCCTACCTCACCCCCGAGGGCAAAACctgtggtggtgacggaggtgacgctggcagtggtggtgatggtggagacgcaggcagtggcggtgatggtggagacgcaggcagtggcggtgatggtggagacgcaggcagtggcggtgatggtggagacgcaggcagtggcggtgatggtggagacgcaggcagtggtggtgatggtggagacgcaggcagtggcggtgatggtggagacgcaggcagtggcggtgatggtggagacgcaggcagtggcggtgatggtggagacgcaggcagtggcggtgatggtggagacgcaggcagtggcggtgatggtggagacgcaggcagcggcggtgatggtggagactcaggcagtggcggtgatggtggagacgcaggcagtggcggtgatggtggagacgcaggcagtggcggtgatggtggagacgcaggcagtggcggtgatggtggagacgcaggcagtggcggtgatggtggagacgcaggcagtggcggtgatggtggagacgcag gcagtggcggtgatggtggagacgcaggcagtggcggtgatggtggagacgcaggcagtggcggtgatggtggagacgcaggcagtggtggtgatggtggagacgcaggcagcggcggtgatggtggagacTCAGGCAGCGGCGATGGTGGAGACGCAggcagtggcggtgatggtggagacgcaggcagtggcggtgatggtggagacgcaggcagtggtggtgatggtggagacgcaggcagcggcggtgatggtggagacTCAGGCAGTGGCGATGGTGGAGATGGTGCATGCGAAGACGCGCAATATGACTGCATCTTCTGGGCAGCTAATAATGATTGTAACTGCAAGCCGACAGATGGTGATTGCTCATGGCAAACCTATGTGGCTGCAGCTTGCCCCAAGAGCTGCGGATCTTGTGAACCACAAGTGGGCGGCGATGGAGATGAAGTTTGCGAAGACAATGTATCTGACTGCCGATTCTGGGCCGCAAATAAGGATTGCAACTGCAAACCAACTGATGGGGATTGCTCCTGGCAAAAATATGTTGCAGACAATTGCCCGAAAAGCTGTGGAACGTGTAACACATCTGGTGACGGTGGCAATGGCGGTGAAGACGGCGGcagcggtggtgacggtggtgattcTGGcagcggtggtgacggtggtgatggtggaagtggtggtgatggaggcagcggtggtgatggaggtgacgccggcagtggtggtgatggtggtgacgccggcagcggtggtgatggaggtgacgccggcagcggtggtgatggaggtgacgccggcagcggtggtgatggcggtgacgccggtagcggtggtgatggcggtgacgccggcagtggtggtgatggcggtgacgcCGGCAGTGGTGGCGATGGCGGTGACGCCggcagcggtggtgatggcggtgacgccggcagcggtggtgatggcggtgacgccggcagcggtggtgatggcggtgacgccggcagtggtggtgatggcggtgacgccggcagtggtggtgatggcggtgacgccggcagcggtggtgatggcggtgacaccggcagtggtggtgatggcggtgacgccggcagcggtggtgatggtggtgacgccggcagcggtggtgatggaggtgacgccggcagcggtggtgatggcggtgacgccggcagcggtggtgatggcggtgacgccggcagcggtggtgatggcggtgacgcCGGCAGCGGTGGTGACGGAGGCTCAGGCGGCGACCACATCGTTGATGGCTGCATTATTCCTTGTTCCCTCGGCAAGTACCTGCCTCATCCGACAGACTGCCGCAAGTTCATCCAGTGCGCGCCCTACGGCCCCGAAGAGATGCCCTGTGCGCCCGGCACTATCTGGGAACAAGGAAAGCTGACCTGCAACCACGAGGGCTCGACCCCCTGCGTCACTGGCGCCTACCTCACCCCCGAGGGCAAGACCTGTGGTGGCgatggaggaagtggtggtgacggaggtgacgccggcagcggtggtgatggaggtgatgccggcagtggtggtgatggaggtgacgctggcagtggtggtgatggaggtgacgccggaagtggtggtgatggtggtgacgccggcagtggtggtgatggaggtgatgctggcagcggtggtgatggaggtgacgctggcagtggtggtgatggaggtgacgcCGGCagcggtggtgacggcggtgacgGAGGCAGCGGTGGTGACGGAGGTGATGAAAGCGTTGAGGACTGTGAACTGTCGTGCCCGAAGAGCGAAGGAATATTCCCTCACCCTCGTGACTGCAGGAAGTGGATACGTTGCCTGCACGGGAAGCCTTACGTGAAGGAGTGTCCCTTCCACCTGCAGTTCAACCCTGTGCTCCGAGTGTGTGACTGGCCCCAGCACGCCAAATGTGTAGCTTCCAGTAATGCGGATTGTGGCGTTCCCGAACCTGTCGTTCCAACGGAGCCGCCCAATGTCAAGCCCGATATCTGCGACTGCGAGTGTTGCCTGCGACCTCACCCTGAAGACTGCACGGCCTATTACTACTGTGAG CCTGGCTCCAACGCCGAGTTCCACACCTGCTCGGAGGGGCTCGTGTTCAACCCCCAGCTGAGCCAGTGCGTCATCCAGGACCAGTACCCGCAGTGCCAGCCCGAGAAGCCCCCGACGTGCGATCCCACCTGTGAATGTCTCTATCCGGCAGAGGCCTGCACCGAGTACTACAAGT GCAACGGTGACGGCGTTCCCGTGAAGTTCGAGTGTTTTGGTGGCCTTTACTTCAACGACGAGAAGCACTCCTGCGACCTCCCGAAGAACGTGTCCTGCGAGCTGCGTCGGAAGAGGACGTACAATCCAGAGCCGCAGAAGTACATAAGCG CCGAGGAGTGCAAGACCCGCAAAGGATTCTTCGCCAAGAGAGGGGATCCTTCGGGCTACTTCATGTGCAGCAACGGCATCGCCTTCTCTCTGCGGTGTCCTGACGGCGCAGTGTTCAGCTCCGCGGTCGGCAGATGTATCCTCAGAAAGTAA